The Pirellulales bacterium genome segment CCTTTTCGATTTCGCCTCTTTCGCCTCTTTCGCTTCTTCGCGGGAGATCGTTCCAGCACAATTGAAAAGCACCCTCCCCGCTAATCGAAGAACGAACCGACCAGCGCTCCCAAGGCCATTGTGATGGCATTTTCTCTCGTGCCGTATTCGTATTGATTGCCCGCGTGCCGGTCGGTTGCCGCGCCGGCATTGCGAACCGCCTCCAACTCCCGGCGTTTTTGGTCTAGTGCCTCGGCTTCTTTCGCCCGGGCCACGTCCATTCCGCCGGTACTGATGAACTTCACGATCCGATGCAGTTCATCCCTATCGAACCACGTGCCGTGCGGCTTGCAGACATCCACAATCACATTCGAACATTTGGCGAAATTGACGCGATGCATGAGTTGTTTGCAGATGGGGCAAGGGACGTAGCGTACCCGTTCCGGGGCCAATTGTGCGGCGGAAACTACATCCGCAGCATCGCCAAGGATGGTCGCCTGTCGTTCGCGATCAGTGCAAATCTGGTGGAGTGCCACGGAGTCCACCCAAAGGCCCTCACACACCGGGCACTCGCGCAGCCTGCTTGGACCGAGGGTAATTTCCCTCGTGTTCACGCGACAGCGCGGGCAGGGACAAACCGCGTTGGCACGAGTTTCGACCCGTTGCACCACCATCCCGCAGTGCGAACAAAACTTCGCGCCGCGAAAGATCATCCCGAAGCACGATGGACATGCGACGGTCGCTAGCCGCGAATTGCAGTGTTCGCACCGCGTGGCTTCCGAGGAAGCCGCCGCGCCGCAGTTGGGACAGTTCAACGATTGGGCTGCCATGGGGGAAATTCTCGACGACGCGAGTTATTCCGCAAGTTCAGAGTGCGGCAAACCGATTACACAATTCGCCCGAAATTATGCTTCACAGCTTTGCGGCGCGGAGCAATGATACGCCAACTTAACGAAAGGCATATTATGGGTCTGATGGATTATCTAAAAACGCAATTCCTCGAAATCATCCAGTGGCAGGACGATTCCCGCGACACGCTCTCGTGGCGTTTCCCGGACGAGGACAAGGAAATCAAACGCGGCGCGCAACTCATCGTGCGCGAATCGCAGGCCGTGCAGTTCGTCTATCTCGGCCAGTTCGGTGACACGTTCGGCCCCGGCAAACATTCACTGGTCACGGACAACATCCCGATTCTCTCCACGCTCAAAGGCTGGAAGTATGGTCTCGAATCGCCGTTCAAGGCGGACATCTACTACGTCAACACGCGGTTGTTCACCGGCAACAAGTGGGGCACGGCCAATCCCATCATGATGCGCGACGCGGATTTCGGCATCGTGCGGGCCCGCGCCTACGGCACGTTTGATTTTCATGTCGTGGACGTGAAAACCTTTCTCAAGGAAGTCGCCGGCACGGACGATCATTTCCGGCTCGACGAGTTCGCCGACACCATGCGTTCGCGCATCGTCAGCGTGTTTACCGATGCGCTCGCCTCTTCCAAAGTGCCTGTGCTCGACGTCGCATCGCGTTACTCGGAACTCGGCGAAGCGTTGTTGCCGGCTATCAATCCCGCCGTTG includes the following:
- a CDS encoding SPFH domain-containing protein translates to MIRQLNERHIMGLMDYLKTQFLEIIQWQDDSRDTLSWRFPDEDKEIKRGAQLIVRESQAVQFVYLGQFGDTFGPGKHSLVTDNIPILSTLKGWKYGLESPFKADIYYVNTRLFTGNKWGTANPIMMRDADFGIVRARAYGTFDFHVVDVKTFLKEVAGTDDHFRLDEFADTMRSRIVSVFTDALASSKVPVLDVASRYSELGEALLPAINPAVVSKYGIEISSFIVENVSVPPEVETAIDKRTSMAAIGNLNDYVKFQMAEAMGKGGEGGGMANTAAQLGAGLAMGQQMMAAMGSTQTTPTAVPPVIAANAGIPELLGTSDVAKALGVSEADVLATLEKGELKGKKIGSTWRVTKAALDEFL
- a CDS encoding zf-TFIIB domain-containing protein, whose translation is MAAQSLNCPNCGAAASSEATRCEHCNSRLATVACPSCFGMIFRGAKFCSHCGMVVQRVETRANAVCPCPRCRVNTREITLGPSRLRECPVCEGLWVDSVALHQICTDRERQATILGDAADVVSAAQLAPERVRYVPCPICKQLMHRVNFAKCSNVIVDVCKPHGTWFDRDELHRIVKFISTGGMDVARAKEAEALDQKRRELEAVRNAGAATDRHAGNQYEYGTRENAITMALGALVGSFFD